From a single Wolbachia endosymbiont of Oedothorax gibbosus genomic region:
- a CDS encoding biotin transporter BioY → MFITQSSSRSTLAEILSCVLLLFLMAQISIPLQPVPITLQTLGVMLIGLKFNRRTAFYSVLTYLSLGAIGFPVFANFSGGYHIFLGPTGGYLIGFLAAVIVMDEVNELLSLKCELLARNSFSCIVGTAMIFICGASWLAVHVGMGQAIMVGVLPFILLGLVKIFLLVAALQYLKK, encoded by the coding sequence ATGTTTATAACACAATCTAGCAGTAGATCAACACTGGCTGAAATATTGTCTTGCGTTTTACTTTTATTCTTAATGGCTCAAATAAGCATACCATTGCAGCCTGTGCCTATCACATTGCAAACTTTAGGAGTAATGCTTATTGGGCTTAAATTTAACCGCAGAACAGCATTCTATTCTGTGCTTACATATCTATCACTTGGTGCAATAGGATTTCCTGTTTTTGCGAATTTTTCTGGTGGTTATCACATTTTTCTCGGACCAACAGGTGGATATTTAATTGGCTTTTTAGCTGCTGTCATAGTGATGGACGAAGTCAATGAACTCTTAAGTCTTAAATGTGAATTACTCGCACGCAATTCTTTTAGTTGTATAGTTGGCACAGCTATGATTTTTATATGTGGTGCCAGTTGGCTTGCTGTTCACGTGGGTATGGGACAAGCAATAATGGTGGGTGTTTTACCATTTATCCTTCTTGGTTTGGTAAAAATTTTTCTACTTGTAGCAGCTTTGCAATATTTGAAAAAATGA
- the dapF gene encoding diaminopimelate epimerase yields the protein MSGQGPKNFIKMHGTGNNFVIIDSRSTNNLDWNYRQIADQSSCDQVIIITMSNAADCFMHIYNADGSKAEMCGNAARCVGYLIMSEKGAEYSTIELTNKRILECFKVGDKSIKVNMGKPLLKWHEIPLSTECDTLHLPVELEMLKDPVAVNIGNPHIVFFVDNISEIPLRNLGPKLENHELFPQKINISIAQVEKSGEIALRVWERGTGITASCGSAACAALVASTLRGYLTAQQTSVDLPGGKLLIEWANNVFMTGDIGFL from the coding sequence ATGAGTGGCCAAGGTCCTAAAAATTTTATCAAGATGCACGGTACTGGCAATAATTTTGTTATCATAGACTCACGTTCAACAAACAATTTAGACTGGAACTATAGACAAATTGCTGATCAAAGCAGTTGTGATCAAGTGATAATTATAACAATGTCTAATGCTGCAGACTGCTTTATGCATATCTATAATGCTGATGGTAGCAAAGCTGAAATGTGCGGAAACGCAGCACGCTGTGTTGGATATTTGATAATGTCAGAAAAAGGTGCTGAATACTCCACTATTGAGCTAACAAACAAGCGCATTTTAGAGTGTTTTAAAGTTGGTGATAAATCCATAAAGGTTAACATGGGTAAACCTTTGCTAAAATGGCATGAAATTCCCTTGTCTACTGAGTGTGACACTCTTCACTTACCTGTAGAGCTTGAAATGCTAAAAGATCCTGTTGCAGTAAATATTGGTAACCCTCATATAGTTTTTTTTGTTGATAACATAAGTGAAATACCATTGCGAAATTTAGGACCAAAGCTGGAAAATCACGAATTATTTCCTCAGAAAATTAATATTAGTATTGCACAAGTTGAAAAGTCTGGAGAAATAGCTTTAAGGGTTTGGGAAAGAGGTACAGGCATTACTGCATCATGCGGTAGTGCAGCCTGTGCGGCACTTGTTGCATCCACACTACGTGGATATCTGACTGCCCAACAGACTTCAGTAGATTTACCAGGAGGTAAGTTATTAATCGAATGGGCAAATAACGTATTCATGACCGGTGATATAGGATTTTTGTGA
- a CDS encoding nitroreductase family protein, translated as MNYLCTIKLKMMSKQDLLSLMKARHSGRSYDPTRAISQEDMDILMEAIRLTPSCFGDEPWRYVICNKQNNQSAWGKLLNCLDESNQKWAKDAQILIISLSAKNFRKSDKGENFWANHDTGAANYALMLQAAAMNLMAHQMGGFDRDKIVERFNISDDFNVMSVIAVGYEEEGAETSKKKRRPIEEIFFYDEWPRS; from the coding sequence ATAAATTATTTATGCACTATTAAATTAAAAATGATGAGTAAACAAGATCTATTATCGTTGATGAAAGCAAGACACAGCGGACGTTCATACGATCCTACAAGAGCAATATCTCAGGAAGACATGGATATTTTAATGGAAGCTATAAGGCTGACTCCCTCATGTTTTGGTGATGAACCCTGGAGATACGTAATATGCAACAAACAGAACAATCAAAGCGCATGGGGAAAATTGCTCAATTGCCTTGATGAATCTAATCAAAAATGGGCAAAAGATGCACAAATACTAATTATATCTCTAAGCGCTAAGAATTTCCGTAAATCTGACAAAGGTGAAAATTTTTGGGCTAATCACGATACTGGTGCAGCAAATTATGCACTTATGCTACAGGCTGCAGCTATGAACTTAATGGCTCATCAAATGGGTGGATTTGATAGAGATAAAATAGTAGAAAGATTCAATATATCCGATGATTTTAATGTAATGTCAGTGATAGCGGTTGGTTACGAAGAAGAGGGCGCTGAAACAAGTAAGAAAAAAAGAAGACCAATAGAAGAAATATTTTTTTATGATGAGTGGCCAAGGTCCTAA